The genomic region TCCACGGTGCAGGCCTCCTTCTTGAAGGCCCCGTCGTCACTGGAGGTGTAGCAGTTGCCCTCGGCCAGGTTCGGCATGAGGCACATCGAGTCCCCGCCGGTCTTGACGGGCTCGTAGATGCCCTCGTCCGGACACGGCTCCTCGGCGTTGGCCAGCGTCTTCGCCACCCGGTGCGTGGCCGCGGTGTCGTCACACCCCTGCGAGCTGACGTTCCACTCGCCGTCCGGCTTGTCCACGTCCTGCGGAGACGCGCTCACGCAGTCGCCCACGTTCAGGCCGCCCATCTGCGTGAACACGAACACGCCACCGCCGACCAGCACCACCGCCAGCACACCGACGATGACGAACTTCAGCCAGCTGTTCTTGCCCTTGGGCGACTCGTCGGACTCCGCTTCCGCCGCGGGAGCCACCGCCGGCGGCGCGGGGGGCTCGACGGGATCAGTCGACTCGGTGCTCATGGGCGAGAACGTACGACACCGCGTGTTGGCTTCGTGTGTCGGCTCACAGTTGTCGGCGGGAGTTGGGCGGGAGTTCGGAGACGGCCGTGGTGGGTGGCGGGCGAGGGGTGAGAGCACCCCGAGCGGTCCACCCATCGTGAGCCCGCCGTCACGCACCGCCGCGCCACACGCCCGCCCAGGTGGCACCAGCGGCACATTTGGTGCCGTCAGGGAGACTGGGAAGGTGACCGATGGCCCCCTGATCGTGCAGTCGGACAAGACGCTGCTCCTCGAGGTAGACCACCCGCTGGCCGATGAAGCGCGCACGGCCATCGCGCCGTTCGCGGAGTTGGAGCGGGCTCCTGAGCACGTGCACACCTATCGCGTGACGCCGCTGGCGTTGTGGAACGCCCGTGCGGCCGGGCACGACGCCGAGCAGGTGGTGGACGCTCTGGTGCGGTTCAGCCGGTACCCGGTGCCGCAACCGTTGCTGGTGGACGTGGTGGACACGATGGGGCGCTTCGGGCGGCTCGTCCTGAGCAACAACCCCGCGCACGGGCTGGTGCTGGCCTCCACCGACCGCGCGGTGCTGGAGGAGGTGCTGCGCAACAAGAAGATCGCGCCGATGTTCGGGGCGCGGATCGACGACGACACCGTGATCGTGCACCCGAGCGAGCGCGGGCGGCTCAAGCAGCTGCTGCTCAAGGTCGGGTGGCCGGCCGAGGACCACGCCGGGTACGTCGACGGCGAGGCGCACGCCATCGAGCTCGCCGAGGACGGGTGGAAGCTGCGGGACTACCAGCGGCTCGCGGCGCAGGCGTTCTGGGCGGGTGGCAGTGGCGTCGTGGTGCTGCCGTGTGGTGCGGGCAAGACGCTGGTCGGGGCGGCGGCGATGGCCGAGGCGCAGGCCACGACGTTGATCCTGGTCACCAACACCGTGGCGGGGCGGCAGTGGAAGCGGGAGCTCATCGCGCGCACGAGTCTCACCGAGGAGGAGATCGGCGAGTACTCCGGTGAACGCAAGGAGATCCGGCCGGTCACCATCGCGACCTACCAGGTGATCACGCGCAAGTCGAAGGGCGAGTACAAGCACCTGGAGCTGTTCGACTCCCGGGACTGGGGTCTCATCGTCTACGACGAGGTGCACCTGCTGCCGGCGCCGGTGTTCCGGATGACCGCGGACCTGCAGAGCCGCCGCCGGCTGGGGCTGACCGCGACGCTGGTCCGGGAGGACGGGCAGGAGGGTGACGTCTTCTCGCTCATCGGGCCGAAGCGGTACGACGTGCCGTGGCGCGACATCGAGGCGCAGGGCTGGATCGCGCCGGCCGAGTGCACCGAGGTGCGGGTGACGCTCACGGACAACGAGCGGCTGCTCTACGCGACGGCCGAGCCGGAGGAGCGGTACAAGCTCTGTTCGACGGCCAGGACGAAGATCCCGGTCGTCAAACGGGTGCTGGACCAGCACCCCGACGAGCCGGCCCTGGTGATCGGTGCTTACCTGGACCAGCTCGACGAGCTGGGCGAGGAGCTGGGGGCGCCGGTGATCAAGGGGTCGACGAAGAACAAGGAGCGCGAGGAGCTGTTCGACAAGTTCCGCAACGGCGAGCTCAGGACGCTGGTCGTGTCCAAGGTCGCCAACTTCTCCATCGACCTGCCGGAGGCGTCGGTCGCGGTGCAGGTCAGCGGCACGTTCGGCAGCCGGCAGGAGGAGGCCCAGCGCCTGGGACGCCTGCTGCGGCCCAAGGGCGACGGCAGGCAGGCGCACTTCTACTCGGTGGTCGCGCGGGACACCCTCGACACCGAGTACGCGGCGCACCGGCAGCGGTTCCTGGCCGAGCAGGGGTACGCCTACAAGATCGTCGACGCGGACGACCTGGTCGGATGACGACCTGGTGGATGTGGAACCCGGCCGGGACCCCGCCTCGCGGCAGGTTCCGGTCGGAGGAGTCGCTCGCCAAGGCGGCACCGGAGGCCCAGGTCGTGCGCTCGACCGACTTCGCGTGCCCCGAGCAACGCCGCCGCGCCACCGCCGCCCGCACCGACTTCCTCGCCGTCACGGGTGACCCGGTGCAGGTGGCGCTGGTCGAGCAACGGCTGTGGACGCTGCTGGTCGCGTTGCGCCGCTCGTTGCCGATCCGCGAGGCCCTCGCCATGGCCACCCCGCGACCAGGCCGGGCCGCGCTGGTCGCCGAGCCGACCCGCGAGCTCGGGGAGCTGGACCGGCGCTTCGACCAGTTCGCGGCGGCCCTGCGGGTGCTGCGGACCGACCCGACGCCCGAACAGCTCCGCCACACCGCCGCCCTCGACTAGCTGTTGGGGCGTCTGCAAGTACTACCGACTGCGCAGTCGGTAGTACTTGCAGACGCTTAAGCCAGCAGGGTGGGGAGCGAGGCGACGCTGGGCAGCAGGTGGGTGTGGCGGACGGCGCCCAGTTCCTCAGCGGTCTGGCTGCCGGACAGGACACCGACGACGTAGCCGGCACCGGCGTTCGTGCCCGCCTCCAGGTCGCGCACGGTGTCGCCCGCGGTCAGCACGCGCCGCACGTCACGGGCACCGCACAGCTCCATCGCGCGGAAGACCATGTACGGCGCGGGCCGGCCGGCGGGCACGTCGTCCACGCACACCACGGCGTCCAGCACGTCCTCGCGCCAGCCCAGCACGTCCAGCAGGCCGTCGACGACCGGGCGGTCGAAGCCGGTCGTCAGGGCCACCTTCACCCCAGCGGAACGCAGCTGCGCCACCGCCTCCGGGACGCCGGGCAACGGCGTCGGCGGCGTCTCGGCGTACAGCTTCCGCAACCGCACGTGGAAGTCGGCGAACTCGGTGTCCACATCGGACCGACCGAGCATCGACGAGATCGCCTCGTGCTTGTCGGCGCCCATCCAGCGGCCGACGTCCGCGGGCGTTCCCCCCGCCGCTTCAACGGTGTCGGCCAGCGCCCGGTACACCAGCCCGTGCTCCTGCACGGTGGTGCCCGCGATGTCCAGCACGACCAGGTCGACGTTCACGAAGCCCTCCAGTCCCGCAGCAGCGCCGGGTGCGCCTGCTGGGAGTTCTCGATCGAAAAGCTGACCAGGTCCGGTCGGTAGCGGTCGTCGGAGTGCTCCACCGGCCGGCCGTCCACACCGGACGCACGCCGCCGTTCGCGCAGCAGCGGTGACCCCACCGGCACGTCCAGCAGCTCCGAGTCCGTCTCGTCCGCCGCCACGGCGTCGATCTGGTGCCGCGCCACGGTCATGTCCACGCCCTGCTCCCCCAGGTACGCGTAGAGCGACCCGCTGTCGCAGTCGAAGTCGAACAGCAGCCGCCCCACCGGTTCGACGAACGTGGTGCGCTCCAGCATCGTCGGCCGTCCGTCGATCAGCCGCTGTCGCAACAGCTGCACGACCTGCGTGCCCTCGTCGAGCCCCAGCGCGTCGGCCACCTCGGCGGTCGCCGGGCGGCGCGCGATCTCCAGGGTTCGCTGGCCCGGCACGTGTCCGAGGCCCGCCGCCCAGCTGGAGAACGACAGGAACGTCTCGAACGGCTGCGACAGCGTGTGCCTGCGCACCACCGCGGGCTTGCCGCGACCGCCGCCGATCATGCCCTCGGCGCGCAACGTCGTCAGCGCCTGCCGGACGGGCGCGCGGGAGGCGTTCCACTGCGCGCACAGCTGCGACTCGGACGGCACCGGCTCGCCGACGGCCAGCTCACCGGAGGCGATCCGGCGGCGCAGATCGGCCGCGATGCGTTCGTGCAAGGGCGTCTCCATGCATCCAACGATACATGTCATAACAAGTCTGAACACCAAGTGAACACATCAGAACACCCGTTGACCCGGCGAAATCGGGCACGCATCGTTCTTGTCATGACAAGTGTGGACCTGGTGGTCGTCGGCGCGGGTGTCGTCGGGCTCGCGCACGCCTGGCACGCGGCGCGGCGGGGTCTGTCCGTCGCCGTGGTCGAGCGCGACGAGCACGCGGTCGGGGCTTCCGTGCGCAACTTCGGGCACGGCTGCTTCACCGCTCAGGACGGCGTGGCCTTCGAGTACGCGATGGCCGCGCGCGAGGAGTGGCTCAAGCTCGCCGCGGAAGCCGGTTTCTGGCTGCGCGAGTCCGGCACGGTCGTCGTCGCACGGCACGAGGACGAGCTCGCGGTCCTCGAAGAGTTCCAGGACGTCCGCGAGATCCAGCTGACCGACGACCTTCCCGTCGCCGGCCTCAAGGGCGCCCACCTGCCGTTGGACATCCGGGTCAACCCGCGTGAGGCCGTGCACGCGATCGCGCGGCTGCTGGCCGGGCGCGGGGTCGCGTTCCACTGGTCCACCAACGTCCTCACGGTCGAACCCGGCCTGGTCCGCACCAGTCGCGGTGAGATCACGTGCCGGGCCGCCGTCGTCGCCGTCGGGCACGACGTCGACCGGTTCTTCCCCGGCCTCGCCGAGCGGCACGAGGTGCTGCGCTGCGAGCTGCGGATGCTGCGCGTCGCGCACGGCGGCGTGGTCGACCCGGCCGTGCTGACCGGGTTCTCGATGCTGCGCTACGACGCGTTCAACCGCTGTCCCAGCACGGAGAAGGTGCGCGAACGGCTCGCGCACGACCACCCCGAGCTGGTCGAGGCCGGACTGAACCTGATGTTCACCCAGCTCCCCGACGGCTCGCTCACCATCGGCGACACCCACCACTACGGCCGCACGGTGGAACCGCACCGGCCGGAGCACCTCGACGAGCTGGTGCTCACCGAGACCGCGCGGCTGCTCGGCGTTCCCTCGCTGCACGTCCTCGAACGCTGGCGCGGCATCTACGCGTCGGCCCCAGAGCCTTTCCTGACCGCGGCGCCCGCTCCCCTCACCAGGGCCGTCTCGGTCACCTCCGGCATCGGCATGACCACCGCGCTCGGCCTCGCCCCGGCCGTGCTCGACGACCTCCTCCAGGAGCTGTGATGAAGTCCCCCCAAACCGTTCTCGGCGCTCTCCTCGCCGCGACCCTCGCGCTGACCGCCTGTGGTGGCACGGACTCCGCGGCCGCCAACGGCTGCCCCGGCGACGGCAAGGTGCGCTTCGGCGTCGAGCCGTACGAGGCGCCCGACAAGCTCAAGCCGGCCTACGAGGTGCTCGCCAAGGCGCTCTCGGCGAAGCTCGGCTGCGAGGTCGAGCTGCAGATCGTCGACGACTACGCCGCCGAGGTGCTGGCGATGCGCAACGGCAAGCTCGACGTGGCCCAGTTCGGCCCGCTCGGGTACGTGTTCGCCTCACAGAAGGCCGGCGCGCAGCCGGTGGCGTCGTTCGCGGACGGCTCCGGCAAGCTCACCAGCTACACCGCCGGCATCTGGGTCGCGAAGGACTCGCCCGCGCAGAAGATCGAGGACCTGCGGGGCAAGTCGCTCGCGCTGAGCAGCGTCGGCAGCGCCTCCGGTGACGCGCTCCCCCGCTACGGCCTCAAGAAGCACAACGTCGCCGACGTGAAGCTCGACTACGCGGGCGGCCACCCCGAGGCGATGCTCGCGCTGATCAACGGCAAGGTCGACGCCGCCGAGATCAACAGCCAGCAGCTGGCGAGCGCCAAGGCCGCGGGCACGTTCGACGAGGGCAGGTTCCGGCAGATCTGGAGGTCGGAGCCGATCCCGAACGACCCGATCACCGTGCGCGGCGACCTCGACCAGGCGTTCAAGGACAAGGTGCGCAAGGCGTTGCTGGAGCTGGAGCCCGCGGACGTCGAGAAGGTCGGCGCGTTCCTGGACGTCACCCCGCCCGGACCGCTCGTCGAGGTCACCAACGACACCTACAAGGTGCTCTTCGACCTCGCGAACACCCTGGGCCTGAAGGAAGAGGACGTCTGATGCTGGCGATCCGCGGCCTGCGCAAGTCGTTCGGCGGCCGCACCGTGCTCGACGGGTTCGACCTGCGCGTCGAGGACGGCGAGTTCGTGGCGCTGCTCGGGCCCAACGGCTCCGGCAAGTCGACGGCGCTGCGGTGCGTGGTCGGGCTGGAGACGCCGGACGGCGGCGAGATCGACGTGACGGGGAGCGCCGCGATGGTGTTCCAGAAGATCCACCTGGTCGGGCGGCGGACCGCGCTCGACAACGTCTGCACGGGCGCGCTGGCCAGGCTGTCGCTGCGGCGGTCGCTGCTCTTCCCCGCCGAGGTGCGGGAGGAGGCCATGCGGTGCCTGGAGCGGGTGGGGCTCGCCGACCGTGCGCTGGAGAAGTGCGCGCGGCTGTCCGGTGGCCAGCAACAACGCGTGGCGGTCGCGCGGGCGTTGTGCCAGCGCGCCAACGTGATCCTCGCCGACGAGCCGGTGTCCGCGCTCGACCCGCAGGCGGCCGTGCAGGTGATGGAGCTGCTCGGCGCGCTGGCGGCGGAGGGCATGGCGGTCGTGGCCGTGCTGCACCAGCCGGAGCTCGCGCGGACCTACGCGCATCGGATCGTGGAGATGGCGGCATGACGACCCTGGAAGCACCTCGCGTGGAGGTGCCGAAGCGCAGGTGGCCGTCGGCGGCCGTGTGGGTCGTGACGGCGGTCGTGGTCGCGGTGCACGTGCTGGCCTGGCAGGCGACGGAGTTCTCGCCCGGCGCGTTGATCTCGGGCTGGGAGGGCATGGCGGACTTCCTCGCCGAGTCCCTGCCGCCGGACCTCTCGGTGCTCGGCAAGTCGCTGGAAGCAGCGGTGATCACGCTCTACATCGGACTGCTCGGCACCACGTTCTCGATCCCGTTCGCGCTGGTGCTGGCGCTGCTGGCGTCTCGCGCGACGACGTCGGCGGTGTGGGCGCAGCAGGCGGCGCGTGGCGTGCTGTCGTTCCTGCGGTCGGTGCCGGACGTGGTGTTCGCGCTGATCTTCGTCACGGCGGTGGGGCTCGGGCCGTTCGCGGGCGTGCTGGCGCTGGTGTTCCACAACACCGGCGTGATGGGCAAGCTCTGGGCCGAGGCGATGGACGAGAGCGACCGCGGCCCGCGCGACGCCCTGCGCGTCACCGGTGCCTCCGGCCCGCAGATCGCCGTGCACGCGGTGCTGCCGACGGTCCTGCCGTCGCTGGCGGGCCTGCTGCTGTACCGGCTGGACGTGAACGTGCGGTCGTCGCTCGTGCTCGGGCTGGTCGGCGCGGGCGGGATCGGGTTCCTCATCAACCAGTCGATCAAGCTGTTCCGGTTCGACGAGATGGTCACGCACATCCTGGTCGTGCTGCTGCTGGTCGTGGTCGTTGACCAGGCCTCGGGGTGGGTGCGCAGGCGGCTCGGCACGTGACTCGCGGCTGCGGGCGGGCGGTCGTTACGCAACGATGACCTGGCAAGAACGTCCTCATGAGACCCGTCGGGAAGGCTGGAGGACATGCCGCGCGTACTGCTGATCGAGGACGACGAGGCGGTCCGGGAGGGACTGTCGCTCGCCCTGACCTACCAGGGCCACACCGTCGAGGCGGTGCGCACGGGCGAGGAGGGTCTCGACCTCCTGACGAGCGGGAACAACCCGGACGTGGTGGTGCTCGACCTCATGCTGCCCGGCGTGGACGGGTTCGAGGTGTGCCGCCG from Lentzea guizhouensis harbors:
- the phnE gene encoding phosphonate ABC transporter, permease protein PhnE — its product is MTTLEAPRVEVPKRRWPSAAVWVVTAVVVAVHVLAWQATEFSPGALISGWEGMADFLAESLPPDLSVLGKSLEAAVITLYIGLLGTTFSIPFALVLALLASRATTSAVWAQQAARGVLSFLRSVPDVVFALIFVTAVGLGPFAGVLALVFHNTGVMGKLWAEAMDESDRGPRDALRVTGASGPQIAVHAVLPTVLPSLAGLLLYRLDVNVRSSLVLGLVGAGGIGFLINQSIKLFRFDEMVTHILVVLLLVVVVDQASGWVRRRLGT
- a CDS encoding phosphonatase-like hydrolase translates to MNVDLVVLDIAGTTVQEHGLVYRALADTVEAAGGTPADVGRWMGADKHEAISSMLGRSDVDTEFADFHVRLRKLYAETPPTPLPGVPEAVAQLRSAGVKVALTTGFDRPVVDGLLDVLGWREDVLDAVVCVDDVPAGRPAPYMVFRAMELCGARDVRRVLTAGDTVRDLEAGTNAGAGYVVGVLSGSQTAEELGAVRHTHLLPSVASLPTLLA
- a CDS encoding phosphonate ABC transporter ATP-binding protein produces the protein MLAIRGLRKSFGGRTVLDGFDLRVEDGEFVALLGPNGSGKSTALRCVVGLETPDGGEIDVTGSAAMVFQKIHLVGRRTALDNVCTGALARLSLRRSLLFPAEVREEAMRCLERVGLADRALEKCARLSGGQQQRVAVARALCQRANVILADEPVSALDPQAAVQVMELLGALAAEGMAVVAVLHQPELARTYAHRIVEMAA
- a CDS encoding GntR family transcriptional regulator, which translates into the protein METPLHERIAADLRRRIASGELAVGEPVPSESQLCAQWNASRAPVRQALTTLRAEGMIGGGRGKPAVVRRHTLSQPFETFLSFSSWAAGLGHVPGQRTLEIARRPATAEVADALGLDEGTQVVQLLRQRLIDGRPTMLERTTFVEPVGRLLFDFDCDSGSLYAYLGEQGVDMTVARHQIDAVAADETDSELLDVPVGSPLLRERRRASGVDGRPVEHSDDRYRPDLVSFSIENSQQAHPALLRDWRAS
- a CDS encoding phosphate/phosphite/phosphonate ABC transporter substrate-binding protein, with product MKSPQTVLGALLAATLALTACGGTDSAAANGCPGDGKVRFGVEPYEAPDKLKPAYEVLAKALSAKLGCEVELQIVDDYAAEVLAMRNGKLDVAQFGPLGYVFASQKAGAQPVASFADGSGKLTSYTAGIWVAKDSPAQKIEDLRGKSLALSSVGSASGDALPRYGLKKHNVADVKLDYAGGHPEAMLALINGKVDAAEINSQQLASAKAAGTFDEGRFRQIWRSEPIPNDPITVRGDLDQAFKDKVRKALLELEPADVEKVGAFLDVTPPGPLVEVTNDTYKVLFDLANTLGLKEEDV
- a CDS encoding DNA repair helicase XPB, giving the protein MTDGPLIVQSDKTLLLEVDHPLADEARTAIAPFAELERAPEHVHTYRVTPLALWNARAAGHDAEQVVDALVRFSRYPVPQPLLVDVVDTMGRFGRLVLSNNPAHGLVLASTDRAVLEEVLRNKKIAPMFGARIDDDTVIVHPSERGRLKQLLLKVGWPAEDHAGYVDGEAHAIELAEDGWKLRDYQRLAAQAFWAGGSGVVVLPCGAGKTLVGAAAMAEAQATTLILVTNTVAGRQWKRELIARTSLTEEEIGEYSGERKEIRPVTIATYQVITRKSKGEYKHLELFDSRDWGLIVYDEVHLLPAPVFRMTADLQSRRRLGLTATLVREDGQEGDVFSLIGPKRYDVPWRDIEAQGWIAPAECTEVRVTLTDNERLLYATAEPEERYKLCSTARTKIPVVKRVLDQHPDEPALVIGAYLDQLDELGEELGAPVIKGSTKNKEREELFDKFRNGELRTLVVSKVANFSIDLPEASVAVQVSGTFGSRQEEAQRLGRLLRPKGDGRQAHFYSVVARDTLDTEYAAHRQRFLAEQGYAYKIVDADDLVG
- a CDS encoding TIGR03364 family FAD-dependent oxidoreductase is translated as MTSVDLVVVGAGVVGLAHAWHAARRGLSVAVVERDEHAVGASVRNFGHGCFTAQDGVAFEYAMAAREEWLKLAAEAGFWLRESGTVVVARHEDELAVLEEFQDVREIQLTDDLPVAGLKGAHLPLDIRVNPREAVHAIARLLAGRGVAFHWSTNVLTVEPGLVRTSRGEITCRAAVVAVGHDVDRFFPGLAERHEVLRCELRMLRVAHGGVVDPAVLTGFSMLRYDAFNRCPSTEKVRERLAHDHPELVEAGLNLMFTQLPDGSLTIGDTHHYGRTVEPHRPEHLDELVLTETARLLGVPSLHVLERWRGIYASAPEPFLTAAPAPLTRAVSVTSGIGMTTALGLAPAVLDDLLQEL